One window of Neptuniibacter halophilus genomic DNA carries:
- a CDS encoding potassium channel family protein, with amino-acid sequence MNNVIYLLLRRLRVPLITLIIVYSVSVLGFVLIPGVDDQGQAYRMDFFHAVYFVSFMGSTIGFGEIPYAFTPAQRMWTLLCIYATVIAWLYGIGTTLALLQEPVFGRLMRRRSFTATVRGIHEPFYLVCGYGVTGSVVVSQLVRRDIRVVVLDVEQDRIDALEMDELPVSVPALCADASLPDVLDAAGLQHARCVGIMALTNDDQVNLSIAIASKLLCPERLVISRTESDVTTANLLSFGTDLVVDPFRTFAQYLSLAAHQPYMHLVYDWIHNPYHRPLSSVYQRTRGRWIICGHGRFGRALYRAFDESEVEMTVVDVDPAKIDQIPNQVTGVGTEAVTLLEAGVHEAVGIVAGTGNDADNLSIIMTARELNPKLVTVVRQNVHANALVFQNSRADFIMEPGRIIANRVLAHVRSPLLPVFIEHMQRHHDDVWAHTLINRMSSVVGDQELDTWAYTVGEEQTPALMEAMAQGFELKISLFFKDPHNRKRNLHAFPLMLRREGVIDMQPGELDLLQPGDELLICGLNKSFRRMQWTVNNYNVLHYVLTGNDASNSLLSRLLQSRS; translated from the coding sequence ATGAATAACGTTATCTACCTGCTGTTAAGGCGACTGCGCGTTCCGCTGATCACGCTGATTATCGTCTATTCGGTATCGGTGCTGGGATTTGTCCTGATTCCCGGGGTGGATGATCAGGGGCAGGCTTACCGGATGGATTTCTTCCATGCGGTCTATTTCGTTTCTTTTATGGGCTCGACCATCGGCTTTGGCGAGATTCCCTATGCTTTCACCCCGGCGCAGCGGATGTGGACCCTGTTATGTATCTACGCCACGGTCATCGCCTGGCTGTATGGCATCGGTACAACGCTGGCGCTGTTACAGGAGCCGGTGTTTGGTCGCCTGATGCGACGACGCTCCTTTACTGCCACGGTGCGAGGCATTCATGAACCTTTCTATCTGGTCTGCGGTTACGGCGTGACCGGCAGTGTGGTGGTCAGTCAACTGGTGCGCAGGGATATCCGTGTGGTCGTACTGGATGTAGAGCAGGACCGGATCGATGCGCTGGAGATGGACGAATTGCCGGTTTCTGTGCCCGCGCTCTGTGCCGATGCCTCGTTGCCGGATGTGCTGGACGCGGCCGGGTTGCAGCACGCCCGGTGCGTCGGAATTATGGCATTAACGAATGATGATCAGGTCAACCTTTCGATTGCTATTGCCAGTAAGCTGCTCTGCCCTGAACGTCTGGTGATCAGCCGGACCGAATCCGATGTCACCACGGCCAACCTGCTTTCGTTTGGTACCGATCTGGTGGTGGACCCTTTTCGTACCTTTGCCCAGTACCTCTCACTGGCGGCCCATCAGCCCTATATGCATCTGGTTTATGACTGGATTCATAACCCGTATCACCGGCCGCTTTCCAGTGTCTACCAGCGTACCCGGGGACGCTGGATTATCTGTGGTCACGGGCGTTTCGGCCGGGCACTCTACCGGGCTTTCGATGAGAGTGAAGTGGAGATGACCGTGGTCGATGTGGACCCGGCCAAAATCGATCAGATTCCCAATCAGGTGACCGGCGTGGGCACTGAGGCGGTGACGCTGCTGGAGGCGGGTGTGCACGAAGCGGTGGGTATTGTCGCCGGTACCGGGAATGATGCGGACAACCTGTCGATTATTATGACGGCCCGGGAACTGAATCCAAAACTGGTAACCGTGGTACGGCAGAATGTTCATGCCAATGCACTGGTGTTCCAGAATAGTCGTGCCGATTTTATTATGGAGCCCGGAAGAATCATCGCCAACCGGGTACTGGCTCATGTCCGCTCCCCTTTGTTGCCGGTGTTTATTGAACATATGCAGCGCCATCACGATGATGTCTGGGCACATACTCTGATCAACCGGATGAGCAGTGTCGTCGGTGATCAGGAGCTGGATACCTGGGCTTACACGGTGGGCGAGGAGCAAACCCCGGCGCTGATGGAAGCGATGGCGCAGGGTTTTGAACTGAAAATTTCACTGTTTTTTAAAGATCCGCACAATCGCAAGCGTAACCTGCACGCCTTCCCGTTGATGTTACGCCGGGAGGGCGTGATTGATATGCAACCCGGTGAGCTGGATCTGCTGCAACCCGGCGATGAACTGCTGATCTGTGGTCTGAATAAATCTTTCCGCAGAATGCAGTGGACAGTGAACAACTACAATGTGCTGCACTATGTGCTGACCGGAAACGATGCCAGTAACAGTCTGCTTTCCCGTCTGCTGCAATCTCGATCCTGA
- a CDS encoding DUF2789 domain-containing protein, with amino-acid sequence MYTSEHSFSTLFQQLGLPNSEKEINQFITTHRLYSNQIKLADASFWSPSQSDFLREAIDQDSEWAELVDELDTQLRQ; translated from the coding sequence ATGTATACGTCAGAACACAGCTTTTCAACACTCTTTCAGCAGTTGGGCCTGCCCAATAGCGAAAAGGAGATCAATCAGTTTATTACCACTCATCGTCTCTACAGCAATCAGATCAAACTGGCCGATGCCTCTTTCTGGAGTCCCAGCCAGTCAGACTTTCTCCGTGAGGCGATCGATCAGGATTCAGAGTGGGCTGAACTGGTGGATGAACTGGACACCCAGCTCAGACAGTAG
- a CDS encoding transglutaminase family protein: MIYRIRHITEYDYHSPVSLCINQAHVLPRNTTEQRCRHSDIRITPRPEYLAEREDYFGNRYCYFAVEREHQKLVIDVTTEIETSAQNANRNLDLGNTCAQAKKLLADARSAECIAAREFILDSPMVQACDALREFTRGIFNEDRPLLSAVRELCHKIHHEFTYEPLSTNTTTSLEEVLQNRRGVCQDFAHLAIGCIRAQGFPARYVSGYLETLPPPGKEKLIGADASHAWLAIYSPGEGWFDFDPTNNNMPDEQHITTAWGRDYGDVTPVKGVIFADDASQELKVSVNVERLTG; encoded by the coding sequence ATGATCTATCGTATCCGTCACATTACCGAGTACGACTACCATTCCCCGGTGTCCCTGTGCATCAATCAGGCCCATGTGCTGCCGCGCAACACCACCGAACAGCGATGCCGTCACAGCGATATCCGAATCACACCGCGTCCGGAGTACCTGGCTGAACGGGAGGATTATTTCGGCAATCGCTACTGTTATTTTGCCGTGGAACGGGAGCATCAGAAGCTGGTTATTGATGTCACTACCGAGATTGAAACCTCTGCCCAGAATGCCAACCGGAATCTGGATCTGGGTAACACCTGCGCGCAGGCTAAAAAGCTGCTTGCCGATGCCCGCAGCGCAGAATGCATCGCCGCCCGTGAATTTATACTCGACTCACCGATGGTTCAGGCCTGCGACGCGCTGCGTGAATTTACCCGGGGAATTTTCAACGAAGACCGTCCACTGCTGTCCGCGGTACGCGAGCTGTGCCATAAGATACATCACGAATTTACCTACGAACCCCTCTCCACCAATACCACCACCTCGCTGGAAGAGGTCTTACAGAACCGGCGCGGAGTCTGTCAGGACTTTGCCCATCTGGCGATCGGATGCATCCGGGCACAGGGGTTTCCGGCGCGCTATGTCAGCGGCTATCTGGAAACACTGCCGCCCCCCGGAAAAGAGAAACTGATCGGTGCCGACGCCTCACACGCCTGGCTGGCGATCTATTCACCCGGTGAAGGCTGGTTTGATTTTGACCCCACCAATAACAACATGCCGGATGAGCAGCATATCACTACCGCCTGGGGACGGGATTACGGCGATGTCACGCCGGTTAAGGGGGTAATTTTTGCAGATGATGCCAGTCAGGAACTTAAAGTGTCGGTTAATGTGGAACGCTTAACCGGTTAA
- a CDS encoding sulfurtransferase produces MQRNLISVSELKARLKEPGCVVLDCRFSLADPAAGLASFQAGSLPGARFLDLEKDLSSAITADSGRHPLPSVQVLLNRLNSLGIEPGQQLVVFDDCAGAMAARAWWMLRELGFSVALLDGGLQAWQAAAGEVCQPVQRSAEAVSSMPVVAWPALSTDQVVRALEQKAVTLVDARAEARFRGEQEPIDPVAGHVPGALNRPLTDNLHDGQFKPAAQLRSEWLALLAGADPSGVVHMCGSGVTACHNLLAMEIAGLSGSRLYAGSWSEWIRHPARPVATGAC; encoded by the coding sequence ATGCAGCGGAATCTGATCAGCGTTTCTGAGCTGAAGGCGCGGTTAAAGGAGCCGGGTTGTGTCGTGCTGGATTGCCGCTTCAGTCTGGCCGATCCGGCAGCGGGGCTGGCATCTTTTCAGGCAGGATCATTGCCCGGTGCGCGGTTCCTCGATCTGGAAAAAGACCTTTCATCCGCAATAACCGCTGACTCCGGGCGTCATCCCCTGCCTTCGGTTCAGGTGTTACTGAACCGGCTGAACAGTCTTGGTATTGAGCCCGGACAGCAACTGGTGGTGTTTGATGATTGTGCCGGGGCCATGGCGGCCCGGGCCTGGTGGATGCTACGTGAGCTGGGTTTTAGTGTGGCTTTGCTCGATGGCGGTTTGCAGGCGTGGCAGGCTGCAGCGGGTGAGGTTTGCCAGCCTGTGCAGCGCTCAGCAGAAGCGGTATCGTCGATGCCTGTCGTGGCGTGGCCTGCGTTATCTACAGATCAGGTGGTTCGTGCGCTGGAGCAGAAAGCGGTCACGCTGGTGGATGCCCGGGCTGAAGCGCGCTTTCGCGGTGAACAGGAACCGATTGATCCGGTTGCCGGTCATGTGCCGGGGGCGCTGAACCGACCGCTTACCGACAACCTGCACGATGGCCAGTTTAAACCGGCAGCGCAACTGCGCAGTGAGTGGCTGGCCCTGCTGGCCGGAGCCGATCCTTCCGGGGTTGTGCATATGTGTGGTTCCGGGGTTACGGCCTGTCATAATCTGCTGGCGATGGAGATTGCCGGACTGTCCGGCAGCCGCTTGTATGCAGGCTCCTGGAGCGAGTGGATTCGTCATCCGGCACGGCCGGTAGCCACCGGGGCGTGTTAA
- a CDS encoding DMT family transporter: MAYLLLALTTLFWAGNFVLARAFSVDIPPFSLAFIRWSLALLILLPFAIPVMVKNRQLIGDNLKILIVLGILSVATFNTLAYIGLQYTTAVNGTLMQSSMPIMILLISALFLREPASLKQWLGVAVSLLGVTTLITRGQPDQIVQFQINPGDLWILLAMLVWATYSICLRWRPQGLSGFAFFSVTLSVGVIALIPFAVWEMAHSDPINWNQDLYLTLGYLALFPSILAYMFWNYGVARLGAGRAGLFIHLVPLWGMMLSVLFLGEQVHTFHLWGIGLIFIGIYLAVLSGKRQQAG; encoded by the coding sequence CTGGCTTATCTGCTTTTAGCCCTGACCACACTGTTCTGGGCCGGTAACTTTGTTCTGGCGCGGGCATTCTCGGTGGATATTCCGCCGTTTTCGCTGGCATTTATTCGCTGGAGCCTGGCGCTGCTGATTTTATTGCCTTTTGCGATTCCGGTAATGGTTAAGAACCGCCAGTTAATTGGTGACAATCTGAAGATCCTGATTGTGTTGGGGATTCTCAGTGTAGCGACCTTCAATACGCTGGCCTATATCGGTCTGCAGTACACCACTGCGGTAAACGGCACGCTGATGCAATCTTCCATGCCGATTATGATCTTGCTGATCAGTGCGCTGTTTCTGCGTGAACCGGCCAGTCTGAAACAGTGGTTGGGGGTAGCGGTTTCGCTACTGGGTGTGACAACCCTGATTACCCGTGGTCAGCCGGATCAGATCGTTCAGTTTCAGATTAATCCCGGTGATCTGTGGATATTGCTGGCGATGCTGGTCTGGGCAACCTACAGTATCTGCCTGCGCTGGCGACCTCAGGGGTTGTCAGGCTTTGCGTTCTTTTCGGTAACGCTCTCGGTGGGCGTGATTGCATTGATTCCGTTTGCCGTCTGGGAGATGGCACACAGTGATCCGATTAACTGGAATCAGGATCTTTATCTGACGCTGGGTTATCTGGCGCTGTTCCCCTCAATTCTCGCTTACATGTTCTGGAATTACGGTGTTGCCAGACTCGGTGCTGGCCGGGCCGGATTGTTCATTCATCTGGTACCCTTGTGGGGCATGATGTTGTCAGTGCTGTTTCTCGGCGAGCAGGTACACACTTTCCATTTGTGGGGCATCGGATTAATATTCATTGGGATATATCTCGCGGTACTTTCGGGTAAAAGGCAACAGGCTGGTTAA
- a CDS encoding tryptophan--tRNA ligase, protein MEKKTVLTGITTTGTPHIGNYLGAIKPAIDMSLSDAYNNFYFLADFHALIKCHEPERVAQSTREIAATWLALGLDTDKATFYRQTDIPEITELTWILTCMCSKGLMNRAHAYKASVDANRDAGNADLDDGVTMGLFSYPILMAADILMFNADLIPVGKDQIQHIEMARDMAGRFNHTFENLFTLPEAVVDEQTQLIPGLDGRKMSKSYDNTIPLFSSSDDLYKLIKQIETDSRAPGEPKDADNSTLFQLYNCFASEQEAAAMRQQFENGIGWGDAKRELFEFMDAKLSEPRARYNELMNDLGAVEAVLQKGAEKARAVATPVMEKARIAAGIRPLTYVPAAKAEETQKKEKSAEAIARAEEGRRRAILMQLKPLLDQVAQAEDKAAVAQSLIADKTAEVEGLKKKARQKAQNELELLQEELASYL, encoded by the coding sequence ATGGAAAAGAAAACAGTTCTCACCGGAATTACAACCACAGGTACGCCGCATATCGGTAACTATCTGGGGGCGATCAAGCCTGCCATTGATATGAGCCTGAGTGATGCCTATAACAACTTTTATTTTCTTGCGGATTTTCATGCACTGATCAAGTGCCATGAACCGGAGCGCGTTGCGCAATCCACCCGTGAGATCGCGGCAACCTGGCTGGCGCTCGGTCTGGATACTGATAAAGCAACGTTCTACCGTCAGACTGATATCCCGGAGATTACTGAACTGACCTGGATTCTGACCTGCATGTGTTCCAAAGGTCTGATGAACCGTGCGCACGCCTACAAAGCGTCGGTTGATGCCAACCGTGATGCAGGCAACGCGGATCTGGATGATGGCGTGACCATGGGGCTGTTCAGCTACCCGATCCTGATGGCTGCGGATATCCTGATGTTTAATGCGGATCTGATTCCGGTAGGTAAAGACCAGATTCAGCACATCGAGATGGCCCGGGATATGGCTGGCCGTTTTAATCATACCTTTGAAAACCTGTTCACCCTGCCGGAAGCGGTAGTTGATGAACAGACCCAGCTGATTCCGGGCCTGGATGGACGGAAGATGTCAAAAAGCTATGACAACACCATTCCGCTGTTCAGTTCATCCGACGATCTTTACAAGCTGATCAAGCAGATTGAAACCGACAGCCGCGCGCCGGGCGAGCCAAAAGATGCAGATAACAGCACGCTGTTCCAGTTATATAACTGCTTTGCGAGCGAGCAGGAAGCGGCTGCGATGCGTCAGCAGTTTGAAAATGGTATCGGCTGGGGTGACGCCAAGCGTGAGTTGTTCGAGTTTATGGACGCTAAGCTTTCTGAACCGCGGGCCCGTTACAACGAACTGATGAACGATCTGGGTGCGGTAGAAGCCGTGCTGCAGAAAGGTGCTGAAAAAGCCCGCGCCGTTGCGACTCCGGTCATGGAGAAGGCGCGTATTGCGGCGGGTATCCGCCCACTGACCTATGTCCCGGCAGCAAAAGCTGAAGAGACCCAGAAGAAAGAGAAATCGGCTGAAGCGATTGCCCGGGCGGAAGAGGGGCGTCGTCGTGCGATTCTGATGCAACTGAAACCGCTGCTTGATCAGGTAGCGCAGGCCGAAGATAAAGCGGCTGTTGCTCAGTCTCTGATCGCTGATAAAACAGCAGAAGTTGAAGGTCTGAAAAAGAAAGCCAGACAGAAGGCGCAGAATGAACTGGAACTGCTCCAGGAGGAGCTGGCCAGCTACCTGTAA
- a CDS encoding insulinase family protein yields MYSLSIHRSFLSLLTLLILFTLSLNNVQADVEKSPNDPKHYRSLTLDNQLRVLLISKPGADKAAASMNVAVGSSANPEERAGLAHFLEHMLFLGTEKYPEADEYQSFIRSHGGGHNAYTAQENTNYFFDVSAEHLEPALDRFAQFFIAPLFDAKYVDRERHAVHSEYQAKIKDDYRRGFAVSKSLMNPENSQNRFVVGSLKTLADREGSPIRDELIDFYQQYYSANLMTLVVLGGESLDQLEQMVRQKFSAVKNHNATEFQDTAPLFIPGQLPQQVKIKSVKDIRSLTLTFPIAETRSHWRAKPVYYISHLLGYEGHGSLLSLLKEKGWATALSASQGHNLSNGGSIMINIQLTEAGEKNYLSVTQTVFQFAELIRRQGVQEQLYREQQQLSQISFRFQEQAEPIHLVSGLAQQMQHYPTELALSADYKFEQFDPQLIQSYLQQIRPDNLFLSLKSQAVEGDQTEPYYNVPYQTGKLTAAQLKQLEVTAIDPALSVPGSNPFIAENLELQQGPEQAVPQLISHRPGFEHWYQSDTRFGLPKANAYFTLQSAEANRNARNWVLNSLYTSMLQEQLNETLYDAYLAGLSTQIYPHMKGITLRLSGYNDKLDRLMQAVIPALTTLELNEKRFRILKQQYLDSLNNELNEKPSTQTSARLYELLLPQWSNQAQQAALQEVTLQDLADYSQRLLRAPTLKLLSHGNLNRAQADVLERTLTSSLLQEQAEAPEAIRVTRIPLDQPLNAELDINHDDSALAMLLQGESNALRSQAQVALLSEILAAPFYHQVRTEKQLGYIVFATPIQMNKTPGIGFIIQSPVATATDLKNEVDGFLAQWGEKLKALDQDSLARYKNSVVARISQQENTLSSRSKRYWRELDWGETGFDSRQKLAAEVEKLTLADLEQTLSQLQRRKLTVSSNGKRFSQKDSKENIAQISSELKQLRSSGAIVPEA; encoded by the coding sequence ATGTATTCGCTATCTATACACCGAAGCTTTCTCTCTCTGCTGACGCTACTGATACTCTTCACCCTGTCCCTGAACAATGTACAGGCAGACGTCGAGAAAAGCCCGAATGACCCGAAGCATTACCGGAGCCTGACGCTGGATAATCAGCTCCGGGTCCTGCTGATCTCCAAGCCGGGTGCTGATAAAGCCGCCGCATCGATGAATGTAGCAGTAGGCTCCAGCGCGAACCCTGAGGAGCGCGCAGGTCTGGCCCACTTCCTTGAGCATATGCTGTTTCTGGGTACCGAAAAATATCCGGAAGCAGATGAATACCAGAGTTTTATCCGCTCCCATGGCGGTGGCCATAACGCCTATACCGCTCAGGAAAACACTAACTACTTTTTCGATGTTTCCGCCGAGCATCTGGAACCCGCTCTGGACCGCTTCGCCCAGTTTTTTATCGCACCGCTGTTTGATGCCAAATATGTGGATCGCGAACGTCACGCCGTCCACTCGGAGTATCAGGCCAAGATCAAAGACGATTACCGCCGCGGCTTTGCGGTGTCTAAAAGCCTGATGAACCCTGAAAACAGTCAGAACCGGTTTGTCGTCGGCAGCCTGAAAACGCTGGCAGATCGTGAAGGCAGCCCGATTCGCGATGAACTGATCGACTTTTACCAGCAATACTATTCTGCCAATCTGATGACACTGGTCGTGCTCGGCGGGGAATCTCTGGATCAGTTAGAACAGATGGTTCGGCAGAAATTCAGCGCGGTCAAAAACCACAATGCCACTGAATTTCAGGATACGGCGCCCCTGTTTATCCCCGGTCAGTTACCACAGCAGGTCAAGATCAAAAGCGTCAAGGATATCCGCTCCCTGACCCTGACCTTTCCGATTGCTGAGACACGCAGCCACTGGCGAGCCAAACCGGTTTACTACATCAGCCATCTGCTCGGCTACGAAGGCCATGGCAGTCTGCTTTCTCTGCTTAAAGAGAAAGGCTGGGCTACGGCGCTTTCTGCCTCTCAGGGCCACAATCTGAGTAATGGCGGCAGCATTATGATCAACATCCAGTTAACTGAAGCAGGCGAGAAAAACTACCTCAGCGTCACTCAGACCGTATTCCAGTTTGCAGAACTGATCAGGCGTCAAGGGGTACAGGAACAGCTTTACCGGGAGCAACAGCAACTCAGCCAGATCAGTTTCCGTTTTCAGGAGCAAGCAGAACCGATCCATCTGGTCAGCGGACTGGCGCAGCAGATGCAGCACTACCCCACTGAACTGGCACTGTCCGCCGATTACAAATTTGAGCAGTTTGATCCTCAGCTAATCCAGAGCTATCTGCAGCAGATCCGCCCTGACAACCTGTTCCTGAGCCTGAAAAGTCAGGCCGTTGAAGGTGATCAGACAGAGCCTTACTACAACGTCCCATACCAAACCGGCAAACTGACCGCCGCACAACTGAAACAGCTGGAGGTCACAGCGATTGACCCGGCCTTGTCGGTACCCGGCAGCAACCCGTTTATTGCCGAAAATCTGGAACTGCAGCAAGGTCCGGAACAAGCCGTTCCGCAGCTGATCAGCCACCGTCCCGGTTTCGAGCACTGGTACCAGTCAGATACCCGTTTCGGTCTGCCTAAAGCGAACGCTTATTTCACTCTGCAAAGCGCTGAAGCCAACCGCAACGCCCGCAACTGGGTTCTGAACAGCCTCTATACCAGCATGCTTCAGGAACAGCTCAACGAAACCCTCTACGATGCTTATCTGGCCGGGCTCAGCACCCAGATTTATCCGCACATGAAAGGCATTACCCTGCGCCTTTCGGGTTATAACGACAAGCTGGATCGCTTGATGCAGGCTGTGATCCCGGCACTGACGACACTGGAGTTGAATGAAAAACGCTTCCGGATTCTGAAACAGCAGTATCTGGACAGTCTCAACAATGAACTCAACGAGAAGCCCTCTACCCAGACCAGCGCCCGACTCTATGAGCTGCTGCTGCCGCAGTGGAGCAATCAGGCACAACAGGCCGCGCTGCAGGAAGTGACCCTGCAGGATCTGGCCGATTACAGCCAACGCCTGCTCAGGGCTCCCACACTCAAGCTGCTCAGCCATGGTAACCTTAACCGCGCACAGGCAGATGTTCTGGAGCGTACACTCACATCCAGCCTGCTGCAGGAGCAGGCTGAAGCCCCTGAAGCAATCCGTGTGACCCGCATCCCTCTGGATCAGCCACTCAATGCCGAGCTGGATATCAACCATGATGATTCAGCACTGGCCATGCTGCTGCAGGGCGAAAGCAATGCTCTGCGCAGCCAGGCTCAGGTCGCACTGCTCAGCGAGATTCTGGCGGCTCCGTTCTACCATCAGGTGCGGACAGAAAAGCAATTGGGTTACATTGTGTTCGCCACCCCCATTCAGATGAACAAAACACCGGGCATCGGTTTTATCATTCAGTCCCCGGTTGCCACGGCCACCGATCTGAAAAACGAAGTCGATGGGTTTCTTGCGCAATGGGGAGAGAAACTGAAAGCTCTGGATCAGGACAGTCTGGCACGCTACAAAAACAGTGTCGTGGCCCGCATCAGCCAACAGGAAAACACCCTGTCGAGCCGAAGCAAACGCTACTGGCGGGAACTGGACTGGGGGGAAACCGGATTTGACAGCCGTCAGAAGCTGGCTGCTGAGGTAGAAAAGCTGACTCTGGCTGATCTGGAACAGACCCTGAGTCAGTTGCAACGCAGAAAACTGACGGTCAGCAGCAACGGAAAGCGCTTCTCACAGAAGGATAGTAAAGAAAACATTGCGCAGATCTCCTCAGAACTGAAACAACTGCGCTCCTCCGGCGCGATCGTGCCTGAGGCCTGA
- a CDS encoding DUF6394 family protein, with product MNKEKVIFAFFIVLAFTLNFGFYLGDIENPAHHNIYEFFAALVVSMICTVIKFGDRTHLGALMLATSLVADLQLVIAAGIWGYAEHISGVGMDPSNMSSVVSLSGGALMANIISVILLVLETAMLRR from the coding sequence ATGAACAAAGAGAAGGTAATTTTTGCGTTTTTTATCGTCTTGGCATTTACCCTTAATTTCGGCTTCTATCTGGGGGATATAGAGAACCCTGCTCACCACAATATCTATGAATTCTTCGCCGCGCTGGTGGTCAGTATGATCTGTACGGTAATCAAATTTGGTGATCGTACACACCTGGGCGCTCTGATGCTGGCAACCTCGCTGGTGGCGGATCTGCAGTTGGTGATTGCTGCCGGCATCTGGGGCTACGCTGAGCATATCAGCGGCGTGGGCATGGATCCTTCAAATATGTCCAGCGTTGTTTCCCTGAGTGGTGGGGCGCTGATGGCCAACATCATCTCGGTGATTCTGTTAGTGCTTGAAACCGCGATGCTGCGACGCTAG
- the yaaA gene encoding peroxide stress protein YaaA, with the protein MLIVVSPAKTLDYETAPVTQKLSQPEFIEHSQALIDELKQLSVQDVAELMKLSDKLASLNVARYESWVPEFSTENAKQAVLAFKGDVYTGLDAESLSEDDLAFAQDHLRILSGLYGVLKPLDLMQPYRLEMGTRLANSRGKNLYDFWGDIICQRLNSELAESAQPVLVNLASNEYYKAAREKKIEARIITPQFKDWKNGQYKMISFYAKKARGLMTRYIIQNRIEDPEQLKNFDLEGYRFAESMSEGDNWTFIRDHEE; encoded by the coding sequence ATGCTGATTGTCGTATCTCCCGCAAAAACACTGGATTACGAAACCGCCCCGGTGACTCAGAAGCTAAGCCAGCCTGAATTTATTGAGCACTCGCAGGCGCTCATCGACGAGTTAAAACAACTGTCGGTGCAGGATGTGGCTGAACTGATGAAACTCAGCGATAAACTGGCCAGCCTGAACGTTGCCCGATATGAGTCCTGGGTGCCTGAGTTCAGCACCGAAAACGCTAAACAGGCAGTGCTGGCCTTTAAAGGGGATGTGTATACCGGACTCGATGCTGAGTCACTGAGTGAGGATGATCTGGCCTTTGCGCAGGATCATCTGCGAATTCTCTCGGGCCTTTACGGCGTACTGAAGCCACTGGACCTGATGCAGCCTTACCGGCTGGAGATGGGCACCCGACTGGCCAACAGCCGGGGTAAGAACCTGTATGACTTCTGGGGTGACATTATCTGCCAGCGCCTGAACAGCGAACTGGCCGAATCGGCACAACCGGTACTGGTCAATCTGGCCTCCAACGAGTACTACAAAGCCGCCCGGGAAAAGAAAATCGAAGCGCGCATCATCACACCGCAGTTCAAAGACTGGAAAAACGGCCAGTACAAGATGATCAGTTTTTACGCGAAGAAAGCCCGGGGTCTGATGACCCGTTATATCATCCAGAACCGGATCGAAGACCCTGAGCAGTTAAAAAACTTTGATCTGGAGGGTTACCGCTTTGCCGAATCGATGTCTGAAGGCGATAACTGGACCTTTATCCGCGATCACGAAGAGTAA
- a CDS encoding Tim44 domain-containing protein produces the protein MAVFLISLPIAEQADAKRLGGGSSFGKSFSSPKKSQSTPTQQQAQQGSTVNKTATTPTRRSGFGGMMAGLLAGGIFGALLFGGAFEGLQFMDLLLIAGLIFVVYKIFAMRKPAQAQNAYASNGPQQYEIKPHDQNQQREQAEPQAESFKPMPSFSSGWGETSALQLPQWFNREAFLEGAREHFITLQKAWDENNWDEISSYTSPELFNALREERKRHPQDQVTEVVSVMTELTNFIEQPGEVIVSINFYGWLKENSDETTEFNETWHLSRSMNQPNADWFIVGIEQN, from the coding sequence ATGGCAGTATTTCTGATCTCTCTGCCGATCGCTGAACAGGCGGATGCAAAGCGTCTGGGTGGCGGATCATCTTTTGGTAAAAGTTTCTCTTCCCCTAAAAAATCACAATCCACCCCGACTCAGCAACAGGCGCAGCAGGGAAGCACGGTTAATAAAACCGCGACAACCCCGACCAGACGTTCTGGCTTTGGCGGCATGATGGCCGGTCTGCTGGCAGGTGGTATCTTCGGAGCACTGCTGTTTGGTGGTGCCTTTGAGGGGCTGCAGTTTATGGATCTGTTGCTGATCGCAGGTCTGATCTTTGTGGTATATAAAATTTTTGCCATGCGCAAGCCGGCTCAGGCGCAGAACGCTTACGCCAGCAATGGGCCGCAGCAATACGAGATTAAGCCGCACGACCAGAATCAGCAGCGTGAGCAGGCTGAACCTCAGGCCGAATCGTTTAAACCGATGCCGTCGTTCAGCTCCGGCTGGGGAGAAACCTCGGCACTGCAACTACCCCAGTGGTTCAACCGTGAAGCCTTCCTTGAAGGTGCGCGCGAGCACTTTATCACCCTGCAGAAAGCCTGGGATGAAAATAACTGGGATGAGATCAGCAGCTACACATCGCCTGAGTTGTTCAATGCCCTGCGTGAGGAGCGTAAGCGCCACCCTCAGGATCAGGTAACTGAGGTGGTTTCAGTGATGACTGAGCTGACTAACTTTATTGAGCAGCCGGGCGAAGTGATCGTCAGTATTAACTTCTATGGCTGGCTGAAAGAGAACAGCGATGAGACCACTGAGTTTAATGAAACCTGGCACCTGTCCCGGAGCATGAACCAGCCGAATGCCGACTGGTTTATTGTCGGTATCGAACAGAACTGA